Proteins encoded by one window of Fusarium graminearum PH-1 chromosome 1, whole genome shotgun sequence:
- a CDS encoding AP-2 complex subunit mu-1: MLSGVLVFNQKGENLIFRAFRNDCRPRLADVFRIQVISNAQVRSPILTLGSTTFSHVKHENIYLVAITKSNANAALVFEFLYRLIQLGKGYFGKFDEEAVKNNFVLVYELLDEIIDFGYPQNTETDTLKMYITTEGVKSESRKEDTSKITMQATGALSWRKADVKYRKNEAFVDVIEDVNLLMSATGAVLRADVTGQIIMRAYLSGTPECKFGLNDRLLLDNDGLLSLPSGNKMGTKATKAAAGSVTLEDCQFHQCVKLGKFDADRIISFVPPDGEFELMRYRATENVNLPFKVHAIVNEVGRSKVEYSIGVKANFGSKLFATNVIVKIPTPLNTAKITERCTQGKAKYEPSENVIIWKIGRFTGQSEYVLSAEAILTSMTEQRAWSRPPLSMNFSLLMFTSSGLLVRYLKVFEKSNYSSVKWVRYMTRAGSYEIR, translated from the exons ATGTTGTCCGGCGTCCTCGTCTTCAATCAAAAGGGAGAGAACCTCATCTTCCGCGCCTTCCGAAACGACTGTCGTCCTCGTCTCGCAGATGTCTTCCGTATCCAGGTCATTTCCAACGCTCAAGTCCGATCGCCCATCCTCACCCTCGGAAGCACCACCTTTAGCCATGTCAAGCACGAGAATATCTACCTGGTCGCCATCACAAAGAGCAACGCCAATGCTGCTCTCGTATTTGAGTTTCTCTACCGGCTGATTCAGCTTGGTAAGGGTTACTTTGGCAAGTTTGACGAGGAAGCCGTCAAGAATAACTTTGTCTTGGTCTATGAGCTACTCGATG AAATCATCGACTTCGGTTACCCTCAAAACACAGAAACCGACACCCTCAAGATGTACATCACCACCGAAGGCGTCAAGTCCGAGTCCCGAAAAGAAGACACATCCAAGATCACGATGCAGGCCACAGGTGCCCTGTCCTGGCGCAAGGCAGACGTAAAGTACCGTAAGAACGAGGCTTTCGTCGACGTGATTGAGGACGTCAACCTGCTCATGTCTGCCACCGGCGCTGTCCTGCGCGCAGACGTGACGGGCCAGATCATTATGCGCGCTTACCTCTCCGGCACTCCCGAGTGCAAGTTTGGCCTCAACGATCGTCTGctcctcgacaacgacgGCCTCCTGAGCTTGCCCAGCGGAAATAAGATGGGAACCAAGGCTACAAAGGCGGCTGCTGGAAGTGTCACTCTCGAAGACTGTCAGTTCCATCAGTGCGTCAAGCTCGGCAAGTTCGACGCCGATCGAATTATTAGCTTTGTGCCTCCCGACGGCGAATTTGAGCTGATGCGATACCGCGCCACCGAGAACGTTAATCTGCCCTTCAAAGTGCACGCCATTGTGAACGAGGTTGGACGATCCAAGGTGGAATACAGTATTGGTGTCAAGGCCAACTTTGGCTCCAAGCTGTTCGCGACAAATGTTATCGTCAAAATCCCTACACCGCTCAACACCGCAAAGATCACTGAGCGCTGCACACAGGGCAAGGCCAAGTACGAGCCTAGCGAGAACGTTATCATCTGGAAGATTGGCCGCTTTACAGGTCAAAGTGAATACGTCCTCAGCGCCGAGGCTATCCTGACAAGCATGACGGAGCAGCGCGCGTGGAGCCGACCACCACTGAGCATGAACTTTAGCTTGCTCATGTTTACGAGTTCCGGACTGTTGGTGCGTTATCTCAAGGTGTTTGAGAAGAGTAATTATTCGAGCGTCAAGTGGGTACGGTACATGACGAGGGCAGGATCATACGAAATAAGGTGA